In Arthrobacter sp. SLBN-83, one DNA window encodes the following:
- a CDS encoding APC family permease produces MSTTPAGTESPGIEQFGYTQELKRTLTFSDLMIYGLIFMVPIAPFAIFGGVFHDSGGMAPLAYIVALFAMMFSANSYAQMAQAFPMSGSVYTYVGRGIGRPVGFVAGWMILLDYLLIPCLLYLAAAIAMNGIVPGVPVWIWLVAFVVLNTVINYMGIQFTAKVNKIMLILELVVLAIFLVVGLVALAQGKGRGFSFDAFFNSSTFSLPLLFGAASIAVLSFLGFDGISTLAEENSGSSKSLGRSMIAALAMVGVLFVVQTWVASMLVEDPASILENGDPAGTAFYDAAANAGGPFMFVLTAAATAVAWGFANALVAQAATSRLLFAMARDRQLPRFLSKISAKHQVPVNATFVVAVISLVLGIYLTILPDGLVAISALVNFGALTAFLVLNIAVIWWFVFKLKSRRWFVHLVFPLAGALILASVIYNARTGAQLLGLVWLVVGVVVAVVLYKTGRMGKKEVPITTAAGEPEAAEVQ; encoded by the coding sequence ATGTCCACCACACCTGCCGGGACGGAATCGCCCGGCATTGAACAGTTCGGGTACACCCAGGAACTGAAAAGGACACTCACCTTCAGCGACCTGATGATCTACGGCTTGATCTTCATGGTCCCCATCGCCCCGTTCGCCATTTTCGGCGGCGTCTTCCACGACTCGGGCGGCATGGCGCCGCTCGCCTATATCGTGGCGCTCTTCGCCATGATGTTCTCAGCCAACTCCTATGCCCAGATGGCGCAGGCGTTCCCAATGTCGGGCTCCGTCTACACCTATGTGGGCCGCGGCATCGGACGGCCGGTGGGCTTCGTGGCCGGCTGGATGATCCTGCTGGACTACCTCCTCATCCCCTGCCTGCTGTACTTAGCCGCAGCCATCGCCATGAACGGCATCGTCCCCGGCGTGCCGGTCTGGATCTGGCTGGTGGCCTTCGTCGTCCTGAACACCGTGATCAACTACATGGGCATCCAGTTCACGGCCAAGGTCAACAAGATCATGCTGATCCTGGAGCTCGTGGTCCTGGCCATCTTCCTGGTGGTGGGCCTCGTGGCGCTCGCCCAGGGCAAGGGCCGCGGCTTCAGCTTTGACGCGTTCTTCAACTCCAGCACGTTCTCGCTCCCGCTGCTCTTCGGGGCGGCGTCCATCGCAGTGCTGTCGTTCCTCGGCTTCGACGGCATCTCCACCCTCGCGGAGGAGAACAGCGGCAGCAGCAAGTCCCTGGGCCGGTCCATGATCGCCGCGCTTGCAATGGTGGGCGTGCTGTTCGTGGTCCAGACCTGGGTTGCCTCCATGCTGGTCGAAGACCCGGCATCAATCCTCGAAAACGGCGACCCCGCAGGCACCGCCTTTTATGACGCGGCAGCCAACGCCGGCGGCCCCTTCATGTTCGTGCTCACCGCGGCAGCAACCGCCGTCGCCTGGGGCTTCGCCAACGCACTGGTGGCCCAGGCCGCCACGTCCCGCCTCCTGTTCGCGATGGCCCGCGACCGGCAGCTGCCCCGCTTCCTGAGCAAGATCAGCGCCAAGCACCAGGTCCCCGTGAACGCGACCTTCGTCGTCGCGGTCATCTCGCTGGTGCTGGGCATCTACCTGACCATCCTGCCCGACGGGCTGGTGGCAATCTCGGCGCTGGTCAACTTCGGTGCACTCACGGCCTTCCTGGTCCTGAACATCGCGGTGATCTGGTGGTTCGTCTTCAAGCTGAAGTCCCGCCGCTGGTTCGTCCACCTGGTGTTCCCGCTTGCCGGGGCACTGATCCTGGCCTCGGTGATTTACAACGCCCGCACCGGCGCCCAGCTGCTTGGCCTCGTATGGCTGGTGGTGGGCGTCGTCGTCGCGGTCGTCCTGTACAAGACCGGGCGCATGGGTAAGAAGGAAGTACCAATTACGACGGCGG